CGGCCGCGTGGGACTCCACCTCGGCTTTCCCCTCATCCGTCAGCCGGTACAGCTTCTTCGGCCCCTGTGCTTCACTGGCGATCAGCCCGGTCTCTTCCAGCAGGGTGAGGGTGGGGTAGATGACACCGGGGCTCGGGGTGTAGTGCCCGCTCAGCGCGTCGGCGATGGCCTTGATGATCTCGTACCCGTGCCGGGGCTGGGCCGCGATCAGATCCAGAGTGAGCCAGCGCAGGTCGCCTTGCTCGAGCGGGCGGCCGGCGGGGCCGCGCCCCCGGTGCCCGCCGGCCCAACCGAACCCCCAACCTTCCCGGCCGCGCCCGCCGTGACCGTGACGCCCCATCTCGTTGCCTCCGTCCTCGAACAGTGTGAAGTCCGACCCCTCATCGGCATCCGGTTCCGGGCGCCCGTCCGGACCGTGCCGGTGCCCGAAGTGCCGCCCGCCCCGTCCCCGGCAGTGAGCCGCCATCGTGGCCAGGATCCGGGGATCGCCGCCACCGCGTCCATGTTTGAAATAGCCGAACATTCGCAAACCTCCATCTTGGGAAAGGGCACCGCGAGTCGCGGCCCTAAACACTCGCTTATGAACGGTTCGTCAGAGGCCATTCGCAAGCAGTCTGAGTGCGTACTTAGATATATCGCAAATCGGCCTTTGAGGGCAAGTTCGATATATCAAATGCGATC
The Gemmata palustris DNA segment above includes these coding regions:
- a CDS encoding PadR family transcriptional regulator, whose protein sequence is MFGYFKHGRGGGDPRILATMAAHCRGRGGRHFGHRHGPDGRPEPDADEGSDFTLFEDGGNEMGRHGHGGRGREGWGFGWAGGHRGRGPAGRPLEQGDLRWLTLDLIAAQPRHGYEIIKAIADALSGHYTPSPGVIYPTLTLLEETGLIASEAQGPKKLYRLTDEGKAEVESHAADIQAAKARLAEANTRFGGAPAPELMRAMSNLRAALQVRLGKGPLTTEALNAITAALDRAAGEIERS